CGTATATGCTGTATATAAAACCGGTAATTCAGTCTCACTCAATAAAACATCACGGAATAAATTCGTAACCGGAACCTCAGCCGTTGGAATCAAATATAAATCATCAATTGTTGAGTGATACATTTGTCCTTCTTTGTCTGGCAATTGTCCTGTTCCGTAACCTGAAGCTTCGTTTACCAAATGCGGAACTTGCACTTCGTTATATCCTGCAGCAGTATTTTTATCTAAAAAGTAATTGATTAAGGCACGTTGCAAACGAGCACCTTTTCCTTTGTAAACCGGAAATCCTGCTCCAGTAATTTTTACTCCTAATTCAAAATCGATGATATCGTATTTCTTCACCAATTCCCAGTGAGGTTGTGCACCTTCATGCAAAACCGGAATATCTCCTTCTTCGAAAACATTCAAATTGTCATCCGGAGTTTTTCCTTCAGGAACAATATCAGCCGGAAGATTTGGTAACGTGTATAATTTATGAGTCAATTCGACAGCCAAAGCTTCTGCTTTTTCGCCTAATTCTTTACTTTTTTCTTTTAATGAAACGGTTTTTTCTTTTAAGATTGCGGCTTTAGATTTCTCACCCGCTTTCATTAATTCGCCTATATCTTTGGACAATTTATTAGATTCGGCTAAAGTGTTATCTAATTCAACTTGTGTAGCACGACGGTTTTCGTCTAGTTGCACCACTTCTTCAACAACGCTTTTAGCATCGATATTTCGTTTTGCTAAAGCCTTGATTACTTTCTCCTGATTCTCTCTAATAAATGCGATTTGTAACATAGCTTGATTTTTATAACTATTGTATTTTTTATATATAAGGAAGCAAATTTAAGGAAATGTTTCATAAGAATAAGCCAAAGTTGATGAGGAAAAACGATTTTGAAGATTATTCTATGAAGATATGGAACGGTTTTGCAGTGATTTGCAATTTTTTCTTTAAAAGAGATATAAATTAATCTCGCAAAGACGCGAAGTCGCAAAGATTAATTTAAAGTCATAGATAATCAATACTTAAAATAAATCTGTTAAATCGGCATGAAGCAAAAAAAATTTGCGACTTCGCGTCTTTGCGAGATTCAAAAAAGCCCAAATAAACGCCTTAGCAAATCTATATGAAATAATTATTTATGCTCAACCAATAATTCTCTTAATTCATTGGTTTTTAAATATGTCGCAAAACGTCCGGAAAGCAATAACATTTCTCTTTCTTCGGGCGTAATTCTTAATTTGGTTTCGACATGTGACGCATATTCATATAGAAGTAAAATTTGTCGCGGTGACAATTCACTAAATTTTCCTTTATCTAATGTTGCAACGATTACTTCGCCGTCTTTATCTTTTTTAAAGGCGTCTTCGCCAAATTTACTCAGCAGTTCTTGCTTGAAATTAGCATATAATTTTGACCAACTGCTCGAATCGTCATTTGTGTTTTTTAATTCAATTACTAAATCTTCATAAGGTTGATCTTTATCCAATTTTAATAAATGATCCCGAATCGTAGTAAAACCAATGATTTGGTAATTTGTAACCGGAATTTTATAGCGTTCAAAAGTATTTTCGACATCTTTATCAAAAGTCATATATCGAGTTTGAACCGTGTATAAAGATGCGGTTTCAAACAACGAAATCAACTTGATTTTGGCATCATTTACATAAGGTTCTTTTTTTCCTTGTCCCAAACAATCGATAAAAACTGCTTTTTTATTTTTATCGTCAACTTTGGTATCGTTATGAAGTAATTCTACCAAAGTTTTATATCCCATATTATCTGAAGCGCCGCCATCGACAATACATAATATTTTATCTCTGTTTTTTACTCCAAATTTCACTTTTGGAAGAACTCCCGGAAAAGCTGAACTTGCTGTAATGGCATAAGTAACCGGAAAATTATATCCGTCGTTTATCTTATTTTCATTCAATGCAATATCTGCTTTATTGGGCGCCAAAGACGAATTGAGATTTAAGCCTCGAATAATATGCGGCATAAACGGAATGCGTTCGCCATTGTTAAAAGCGGTTCCATTTGCCACAAACATCGGTAAAGAAGGCGTTTGTTTACTATCTTTTGAAACAAAGAAATCCGACAATAACATTTGAGTTCCAAACTTATTGACATTATCGGGATTAGTGCCGTCATATTGCAAAATATCCGAATCTATGCGTTGCGTCATCGATATTTTATCACCTTTTTCGTTTCGGCTATTGTTTAGAAGTGATAATATATTGGCCGATTTATCGACGTAATCCTTATAAGCATCGGCTTTAGAAAAATAGAATTCGTTGAAAGTACAATTGTCATAGAACAATTTATTTTTAAGAATAGTCAAATAATATCCCGCCGAAAAACAACCTCCCGAAACCGTTGAATAATAATCGATCTCATTCAGAAAATTGCGCTGACCATCACTTTCCTTAATTTCTTCTAATCCTAAAAGAACGCCCATACTAAAAAACTGCGCTCTCGAACCTCCACCCGAAATACCAATTCCAAGAGCAATATTAGGATTTTGAAACCTTTTATCACGTTCCTGAACTGATTTGTAATCGCTTAATGATACCGAAGGAATAGAATTATAATTGATTTCTGAAAACAGACTTATTTTATTTTGAGAAAATCCTATCTGAAGAAAAAGAAGAAAGAATATCTGGTAGTATCTACATCTCATTTTGGGCTTTTTAAATCGCTAAATCACTCAAGGCTAAATTAATGAAGTTATTTCAGAAACTAATGTGAACACTTCACAAAGATTCCCTAAGTTTTCTTTGAAGAAATTTTAATTAATCGCGCAAAGTCGCAAAGCCGCAAAGTTTTATTTTCTTGGCGACTTTGCGAGCAATTTTATAGACATTATAAATCTTTGCGAAAAAACGTAGAATGGATTAAAATCCATCCCTACAATATAAATCGAGCCGAAGGCTCTTTCTAAAAAAACTTTGCGAATCTTTGCGAAAAATCTTAGCGAACTTTGTGGTAAAAAAACCTTTGAACCTATGTCGCTCTGAACCTTTGAACCTATAAAACTAAGCTCTCTTAATCTCGTGTCCAACAAATTCCTCTAAAGCAGCAAACATATCGTCTACAGAAAGCACTTCGAAATCAGGGTGATTTTTCAAGAAATTAGCATTTAGTGTAACCAGATTTTCTTCCAGTTCATAGAAAGTATCATTTTGCAATAAATCGCGCGTTGGGTTTACGCCTTCCAATTTTCCGCTTACGAATTTATTCAGCTTTACGCCGCTCATCAATTTGACTTTTTTGCTTTGTTGCTGAAACAATTCCAAATGTTTTTCGGCACCAATTAATGCCAAACCTTCTTCGATAAGTTCGTTTAGCTCTTTATTCCAACCCGATTTATAAACAAACTGAGCAAAATTTCCTTCGGCGTATTGCGAATAGTAATAATCAAGATAGTAACTCATCAAAGCATCTTCATGAATAAATTCGTCATCTACACCTTCTTCTCGCATTAAATTGATTACCGAAATATTGGAATGAATCACATCGTGAAGATTTTCACTATTCATTGCCGTTTCAGAAACTATTATTCTACCAAATTCCTCCATCTTGTTTTTTGTTTTGAGATTGTTTTGCAAATTTCAGCTAAATTAAAACAGAAAAAAAACACAATCTGATTTAAATATTATCAGATCCTTCATTCTTCTTTTGCTCATTCATTTTTGCAACCAAAGCTTTTAATCGCAATGCATGTTCTTTTTTTTCGGCTTGAATTTTAGCCTTTTTCTTATTGAGCAATTTGGTATGCAAAGCCTTGTTTTTGGTGTTTTTTTCAGGTCCTTTTGCCATGATTTCTGCTTCTTTACATTGTTTTGCAAATTTCGGAGAAATAACAATACAAATGACATTATTTTTTTGGGCGTTTTCCGCCGCGGCGGACCGGGCTATTCGCTGCAAGTCCTCGCACTTCCTTCGTCAGGCTGTGGGCTATCCGCTGCTATCCCTAACGCAAACGTTTTCTTAAGAAATAATAATTGGCAAAGATTTTGTTTCGTTATTTAAAATTTCAACCAATAAACAAAACCACTAAAACCAAAAACCATGAAAGAAACCGTCTATAAGAGCTTACTATTTTCTCTTTTGATTACTAATATTTGGAGTATTGTTACATTCTTTATTTATTATTTTGAATCTCAAGAATCGTTTTACGGTCTTGAAACACTTTCTTTTTATTTAATGAGTTGCTGGATCACTTCAGGTTTAGATGTTTTAGTTCTATTAATTTCTTTGCTAAAAAAATGGATTTCAACTAGATTGAAAATCTTTTTACTAATAATATCCACATGGCTTAACTCGTTTTTCACAATATTACTTTTAATCGTAACACTTTTAGAAATAGTCAATTCAGAAGCCATTCTTGGTTTATATCTTATTTCAAACTTAATTATTTCAATTGTATCTCTATTAATGATAAATAGATTTTACAAAACCAATCTGTCCGATTTCCAATCAATAACCGACATACAGATTAGAAAATAAAATTAAACCTCAATGCAACCTTTTACAAAATCATAGAAACTTAATAATAGTAATTTTCAGGGCGTTTCCCTCCGGGTCAGCCTATCCGCTGCTATCCCTAACGCGCACGTTTTGAAAAGAAGGGATTATTTCGAAAGAAAAAACAGTATTTTAGCATAGTAACAAAAGAAAATCAACAACAAGGAGAAGTAATAAAATAAAGAGAAATGGGCAAAACAAGACAATTCTTAGATACACTTTCAGATCATGAACTAGCCTTTTTCTATAAATATAAGTTGCATACTTATATGCGCGATACTCAATTAAATATAAACGATTATGTAATAGAACGGGATTTAAACCACGAAAAAATAAATCAACTTATTACAAAACCTACACAGCTATATTATAAAAAAGCAAAATGCTGTCCGCGTTGCGGAACTAATAAATTACTTGTAAACACTGTAGAATGGACAGAAACATATGGTAAAGCCGGATATGAAGACGAAATAGCTATTGGTGATGCAATGATGGGAAAAGCTACATACAAAGATGAAATTATTTGCAACGTTTGCAATTTTTGGTTACAAGATCCAAACAATAAAAACCCGGAAAAAAGCAAAGAAAACAAATGGTCAATTTGGAGTTTTATTAACTTCATTTTAGATATCTAATTCATAAACTCGGTGAATTATTACACATAAAAACAATTCAGCTATTATCTCGCTTTTACTAGTTTATTCTAATAGATAAATTAATACCCGGAATTCCAAATCAGTAATCACAAAAAATCCAAAACCTCAACGCAACCTTTTACAAAATCAATCATCTGTTAACAAGGAGAATAGTCTAAATTTTAAAACCTATTCTCGTAACCAAAAAACCAAAATCATGAAACAGATTTTCATCCTTTTTTGTGTCTTTTTTTTGTTAACTGGCTGTAGCGATAACGACGATTCACATTCATCTGAAGTAAAATATTCCGAAATCATTCAGGGAGATAATTTTAACGGAGATTACAATAATCCAAAAGCCAATCTGGTTATAAAAGATCAAACAGAATGGAACAATTTACTTTTAAAATTCAATCTTATTACGAATGCAAATGTAATTTCTCCTGATCTTACTGTTGATTTTACCAAATATCAAGTTATCGCAGTTATTGACGATGTCTATAATTATGGTGGATATTCTATAGATATAACCAAAATCATAGAAACCAATAGTAGCATTTTCGTTAAAGTTGAATACTTAAAACCTGGAGGAATTAACGCTGTAATTACCCAACCGTACCATATCGTTAAAATACCAA
This genomic window from Flavobacterium sp. 9 contains:
- a CDS encoding DUF4375 domain-containing protein, with translation MEEFGRIIVSETAMNSENLHDVIHSNISVINLMREEGVDDEFIHEDALMSYYLDYYYSQYAEGNFAQFVYKSGWNKELNELIEEGLALIGAEKHLELFQQQSKKVKLMSGVKLNKFVSGKLEGVNPTRDLLQNDTFYELEENLVTLNANFLKNHPDFEVLSVDDMFAALEEFVGHEIKRA
- a CDS encoding protease complex subunit PrcB family protein, whose translation is MKQIFILFCVFFLLTGCSDNDDSHSSEVKYSEIIQGDNFNGDYNNPKANLVIKDQTEWNNLLLKFNLITNANVISPDLTVDFTKYQVIAVIDDVYNYGGYSIDITKIIETNSSIFVKVEYLKPGGINAVITQPYHIVKIPKTNKKIVFK
- the serS gene encoding serine--tRNA ligase — encoded protein: MLQIAFIRENQEKVIKALAKRNIDAKSVVEEVVQLDENRRATQVELDNTLAESNKLSKDIGELMKAGEKSKAAILKEKTVSLKEKSKELGEKAEALAVELTHKLYTLPNLPADIVPEGKTPDDNLNVFEEGDIPVLHEGAQPHWELVKKYDIIDFELGVKITGAGFPVYKGKGARLQRALINYFLDKNTAAGYNEVQVPHLVNEASGYGTGQLPDKEGQMYHSTIDDLYLIPTAEVPVTNLFRDVLLSETELPVLYTAYTPCFRREAGSYGAHVRGLNRLHQFDKVEIVRVEHPDKSYEALDGMVEHVKDILKELKLPYRVLRLCGGDMGFTSALTYDFEVFSTAQDRWLEISSVSNFETFQANRLKLRFKDKDGKNHLAHTLNGSSLALPRVLAGILENYQTPEGIVIPEVLRPYCGFDIIN
- a CDS encoding patatin-like phospholipase family protein yields the protein MRCRYYQIFFLLFLQIGFSQNKISLFSEINYNSIPSVSLSDYKSVQERDKRFQNPNIALGIGISGGGSRAQFFSMGVLLGLEEIKESDGQRNFLNEIDYYSTVSGGCFSAGYYLTILKNKLFYDNCTFNEFYFSKADAYKDYVDKSANILSLLNNSRNEKGDKISMTQRIDSDILQYDGTNPDNVNKFGTQMLLSDFFVSKDSKQTPSLPMFVANGTAFNNGERIPFMPHIIRGLNLNSSLAPNKADIALNENKINDGYNFPVTYAITASSAFPGVLPKVKFGVKNRDKILCIVDGGASDNMGYKTLVELLHNDTKVDDKNKKAVFIDCLGQGKKEPYVNDAKIKLISLFETASLYTVQTRYMTFDKDVENTFERYKIPVTNYQIIGFTTIRDHLLKLDKDQPYEDLVIELKNTNDDSSSWSKLYANFKQELLSKFGEDAFKKDKDGEVIVATLDKGKFSELSPRQILLLYEYASHVETKLRITPEEREMLLLSGRFATYLKTNELRELLVEHK